A DNA window from Leptolyngbya sp. KIOST-1 contains the following coding sequences:
- a CDS encoding 4-hydroxy-3-methylbut-2-enyl diphosphate reductase yields MDTKAFKRSLNHSDKYFRQGFGHGDAVAGQMQTEYNSGLIQEIRDRSYTLTRGNVTIKLAQSFGFCWGVERAVAMAYETRQHFPTERIWITNEIIHNPSVNQRLKEMAVEFIEVIDGEKNFSVVGQGDVVILPAFGASVQEMQLLNDKGCTIVDTTCPWVSKVWNTVEKHKKRDHTSIIHGKYNHEETVATSSFAGKYLVVLNLEQAQYVADYILTGGGKAEFMAKFGKACSAGFDPDRDLDHIGIANQTTMLKGETEQIGKLFEHTMLKKYGPQALNDHFLSFNTICDATQERQDAMFELVDEKLDLMVVIGGYNSSNTTHLQEIAIERQIPSYHIDGATRIGPGNRIEHKPLHGDLTVTENWLPDGPITVGVTSGASTPDRSVEDTIERIFAIKAAAVV; encoded by the coding sequence ATGGACACTAAGGCTTTTAAGCGATCTCTCAACCACTCCGACAAGTACTTTCGCCAGGGGTTTGGCCACGGAGACGCGGTGGCCGGGCAGATGCAGACCGAGTACAACAGCGGCCTAATTCAAGAAATTCGCGATCGCAGCTACACCCTCACCCGGGGCAACGTCACCATCAAGCTGGCCCAGTCCTTCGGCTTTTGCTGGGGGGTGGAGCGGGCCGTGGCCATGGCCTACGAAACCCGCCAGCACTTCCCCACCGAGCGCATCTGGATCACCAACGAAATCATCCACAACCCCAGCGTCAACCAGCGCCTCAAGGAGATGGCGGTGGAGTTCATCGAAGTGATCGATGGCGAAAAGAATTTCTCCGTGGTGGGTCAGGGGGATGTGGTGATTTTGCCCGCCTTTGGGGCCAGCGTGCAGGAAATGCAGCTGCTCAACGACAAGGGCTGCACCATTGTCGATACCACCTGCCCCTGGGTGTCCAAGGTGTGGAACACCGTGGAAAAGCACAAAAAACGGGATCACACCTCAATCATCCACGGCAAGTACAACCATGAGGAAACCGTGGCCACCAGCTCCTTTGCGGGCAAGTACCTGGTGGTGCTGAACCTGGAGCAGGCCCAGTACGTGGCCGACTACATTCTCACTGGCGGCGGCAAGGCCGAGTTTATGGCCAAGTTTGGCAAAGCCTGCTCCGCTGGGTTTGACCCCGATCGCGACCTGGACCACATCGGCATCGCCAACCAGACCACCATGCTCAAGGGCGAAACCGAGCAGATCGGCAAACTCTTTGAGCACACCATGCTGAAAAAGTACGGTCCCCAGGCCCTCAACGACCACTTCCTCAGCTTCAACACCATCTGCGACGCCACCCAGGAGCGCCAGGACGCCATGTTTGAGCTGGTGGACGAAAAACTCGATCTGATGGTGGTGATCGGCGGCTACAACTCGTCCAATACCACCCACCTGCAGGAAATTGCGATCGAGCGCCAGATTCCCTCTTACCACATCGACGGGGCCACCCGCATCGGCCCCGGCAACCGCATCGAGCACAAGCCGCTCCACGGCGACCTGACGGTGACTGAAAACTGGCTGCCCGATGGCCCCATTACCGTGGGCGTCACCTCCGGCGCATCCACCCCCGATCGCTCCGTCGAAGACACCATTGAGCGCATCTTTGCGATCAAGGCGGCGGCGGTGGTTTAG